The Acidobacteriota bacterium genome contains a region encoding:
- a CDS encoding neuraminidase-like domain-containing protein produces the protein MKILLEHTRARSRSRDVEVELEGEPVTVGGLAGRPDGRYKVRIEPTKYHSETVLVEVVPGQTVEVEVRLRPRGGEDAGSRQPGSSPPRRGERLLDADFQAATGLTFSRRLAAYLEARGLRTLEDLRRSGGLEGLEGAPDDPALRALMAHARLSVLSPDLELNARLVGKGYDGISAIARTPRDRFLDDMALEEPGEEGTEGLSTAQAAALHVKASAQQRYLQNLVTWQRAEVANGRESLLDELLAEEKTCQGRDCDSAVSPLAYLTELLQYALQHVRKNGAKLKLDDLVARFHQPLDRLPVSCEEVEKPVRQVRLCIEVLREYLRSVHKKALPAGLGETAGEAVARAVDAARLQAYEALLVQIGTSYQELRLSRSLSPEETQRLAGRLGIEADRLPGLLIDPHAEGAGAALEELFGFREPDLPASFSISADSLPRFAAWQREGLQSRWREQDWPTDAYREGQEDQLPVIDPDLLGPDDIREPSERSPAFSLWLQRRRWVDEQLEEMAQCPSLVARWERMGESYRYREEELPPAWPTFESLQNLRRNLLEPPSAKASIEAGAILGVSEGLPVEAFLQQMELLDTWSGGEGGEGGEGAEAIPSREETLLLNLKSKLTGSNRQDAEDAAAMLWSLYHLPPEAFLRMMEIRQLAAAGAGSGESALSAETWRELDSILVQVRKRCAFRLWCRQESLGGQPGEALMSGRRFWISLREPRPGEWPPVMPPGQAWVDPTFIDEADLPGSAVGRTARELWAARRAALDARAQAHEGLSWPDLLEMELPEIFFEYWRESEYEGFLEASGLTREEYAYLSGLKEERDLLPEDKDRAEALLLRVWKHRAGWAGQEGAKPYWTLRKACLPPWRGSREDRRRWQQAFLRRCEPPVIDPDLIDTADLLHPNSSSDAAARIWSSRKQALDEDLEYHRTVLQGESSKSSRLDQWIRAYVGVDSEEFSELAEGLEGAGDLSARLEQLTLSADAFRRLVQLRRLVDAGAELKADEWDEVVSILLQVKKRRGFSQWRQEERESGIVLGPEHFRLPRASFWEVPAPGPRELPPFRATWRARRDWQDRLEARLQQWETVTDALAAAVSATEEITLPPLRDALVLACPDGALFVSRSGLEVGTLDRGLTLETKGALLADRLLLDCRAGGCQQTTRVAQAISSLQTLLLSLRNGRLRQAHEDLSLEAEGFDEQWKWIGSYETWRAATFVHLYPENLLLPELRREQSPAFEKLIQELRRNRRLTPEDALEAVIEFEDYVHDISNLTLETAVSARVGDENRVYVFARGPAPANRIYMCWYEADDPDSKQSFWYEVPNLENVIDVVGAVVYARTPEKRHIYLFLRKRRVEEQELIFTTFDLREASWSDDAWVLHDSLELPEGVEEITAVVKQRTDEGEPPELAVRVSTIDTFGEVSYPRGTVYLRPFDSAGGGWADTTWSACLVHEMAFVDELLAVMSRDGGGFLLIWRQRTHGYSKGKGIHCNLFREDGKLEGTLLCNLKPLIEGDCALVEAALSPSHGPGGLDIFHNIVAEGGGETFRVTTVDLESWKNGEGAQADFEGWAMAKFVAVPCCPAGKRSFAYQASAWPGLSDSRGSRATPVIHRSVLSSDFEPDGSLPLTPSLAGASVRRGKKEVEQLVGIHHRASARSRFSAEVFFQVPIYVALQLHRRRHFQAALDWYRRVYDFTALPKEAIVYPGLEHRPRGEGFGAAKEQNDDRGLNYQKRQEWLEDPLNPHAIAASRSWGLTYSRFTLLSIVRCLLDYADAEFTLDTAESLPRARALYQDALELLSRPELDQRLDECAEILVTIREKLREHAPDPQYRGAVDDLVATLGRAPGPKALEAAGKEALSVFPEAPTQATRELLVDAAQQLEEEVARWYRDLPKDPRDILGLGSHRKDEAALGLLAQEALAFGVEEVGLQAEARFEHLLEQVMQGNPEVDVVPAIAMADRRMGASAQPPDLVFPFWVPPNPVPQALRLYAHLQLFKLRHCRNIAGMEREVPFYAAPTDTDSGMPVIGAGGQLVLSGTAAAPATPYRYEALLERARQLADRAGQMEAAFLSALEKRDMESLRRLEARQEVQLSKARVRLQDLRVDEAKGGVELAELQRDRAQMQADHYQQLITAGRSGNEEKMLKYMHASVIAHSINAGNQLAAAIALAIVAGTTSSPAAGQAAAGYLQ, from the coding sequence AGCCGCAGCCGGGATGTCGAGGTGGAGCTCGAGGGCGAGCCGGTGACGGTGGGTGGGCTGGCCGGGCGTCCGGATGGCAGGTACAAGGTTCGTATTGAGCCTACGAAGTATCACTCGGAGACGGTGCTCGTCGAGGTGGTCCCCGGCCAGACGGTCGAGGTGGAGGTGCGCCTTCGCCCGCGGGGTGGGGAAGATGCAGGGTCTCGACAGCCGGGTTCGTCGCCTCCTCGACGGGGAGAGCGGCTCCTCGACGCCGACTTCCAGGCGGCGACAGGTCTCACCTTCTCCCGCCGCCTGGCCGCCTACCTCGAGGCTCGCGGCCTCAGGACTTTGGAGGATCTGCGTCGAAGTGGGGGGCTCGAGGGGCTGGAAGGCGCTCCCGATGATCCGGCGTTGCGGGCCCTGATGGCCCATGCCCGGCTCAGCGTTCTGTCGCCGGATCTCGAGCTCAACGCTCGCCTCGTGGGCAAAGGCTACGATGGAATCTCGGCCATCGCTCGCACCCCGCGGGACCGCTTCCTCGATGACATGGCCCTTGAAGAGCCGGGCGAGGAGGGTACCGAGGGGCTGAGCACGGCGCAGGCCGCCGCCCTTCATGTGAAGGCGTCGGCGCAGCAGAGGTACCTTCAGAACCTCGTCACCTGGCAGCGTGCCGAGGTCGCCAACGGCCGGGAGAGCCTGCTCGACGAGCTTCTCGCCGAAGAGAAGACTTGCCAAGGACGAGATTGCGACTCGGCGGTGAGCCCGCTGGCCTACCTGACGGAGCTGCTGCAATACGCCCTGCAGCACGTCCGGAAGAACGGCGCCAAGCTCAAGCTGGACGACCTCGTCGCACGCTTCCATCAGCCGCTGGATCGGCTGCCGGTCTCCTGCGAGGAAGTGGAGAAGCCGGTGCGCCAGGTGCGCCTGTGTATCGAGGTTCTGCGCGAGTACCTGCGTTCCGTGCACAAGAAGGCCCTCCCCGCAGGCCTGGGGGAGACGGCGGGTGAGGCGGTGGCCAGGGCCGTGGATGCCGCCCGTCTCCAGGCCTACGAGGCGCTCCTCGTCCAGATCGGCACCTCCTATCAGGAGCTACGGCTCAGCCGGAGCCTGAGCCCGGAGGAGACCCAACGGCTGGCAGGCCGCTTGGGCATCGAGGCCGACCGCCTGCCCGGCCTGTTGATCGACCCCCACGCCGAAGGCGCCGGCGCCGCCCTGGAGGAGCTCTTCGGCTTCCGGGAGCCCGACCTTCCCGCCAGCTTCTCGATCTCTGCGGACTCGCTCCCCCGCTTCGCGGCCTGGCAGCGCGAGGGCTTGCAGAGTCGCTGGCGGGAGCAAGACTGGCCCACCGACGCCTATCGCGAAGGCCAGGAGGACCAGCTGCCGGTGATCGATCCCGACCTGTTGGGTCCGGACGACATCCGCGAGCCTTCCGAACGCTCCCCAGCGTTCTCGCTCTGGCTCCAGCGGCGCCGGTGGGTCGACGAGCAGCTCGAGGAGATGGCCCAATGCCCGTCCCTCGTGGCTCGTTGGGAACGGATGGGAGAGAGCTATCGATATAGGGAGGAGGAGCTTCCTCCGGCCTGGCCGACCTTCGAGTCGCTGCAGAACCTCCGCAGGAATCTGCTGGAGCCTCCCTCGGCCAAGGCGTCTATCGAGGCTGGAGCCATCCTCGGCGTGTCTGAGGGGCTCCCCGTCGAGGCGTTTCTCCAACAGATGGAGCTTCTCGACACCTGGTCCGGCGGCGAGGGCGGTGAGGGCGGTGAGGGCGCTGAGGCCATTCCGAGCCGCGAAGAGACCCTCCTGCTGAACCTCAAGAGCAAGTTGACCGGCAGCAACCGTCAAGACGCCGAAGACGCGGCGGCCATGCTGTGGAGCCTCTACCATCTGCCCCCGGAGGCATTCCTCCGCATGATGGAGATTCGCCAGCTGGCAGCGGCGGGCGCCGGCTCCGGGGAGTCGGCCCTGAGCGCGGAGACCTGGCGGGAGCTCGATTCCATCCTGGTGCAGGTCCGCAAGCGTTGCGCCTTCCGGCTCTGGTGCCGGCAGGAGAGCCTCGGCGGGCAGCCCGGGGAGGCCTTGATGAGCGGGCGCCGGTTCTGGATCTCCCTGCGCGAGCCCCGGCCGGGGGAGTGGCCGCCGGTGATGCCCCCGGGGCAGGCTTGGGTCGATCCGACTTTCATCGATGAGGCCGATCTTCCGGGTTCGGCGGTAGGCCGAACGGCGCGGGAGCTTTGGGCCGCCCGCCGCGCCGCCCTCGATGCCCGGGCGCAAGCGCACGAGGGGCTGAGCTGGCCCGACCTGCTCGAGATGGAGCTTCCGGAAATCTTCTTCGAATACTGGCGCGAGAGTGAGTACGAAGGGTTTCTCGAAGCTTCCGGCCTGACCCGGGAAGAGTATGCTTACCTGTCCGGTCTCAAAGAAGAGAGAGATCTGCTGCCCGAAGACAAGGACCGGGCCGAGGCGCTGCTCCTACGGGTCTGGAAGCATCGCGCGGGTTGGGCCGGGCAGGAGGGGGCAAAGCCCTATTGGACCCTGAGAAAAGCCTGCCTGCCGCCGTGGCGGGGGAGCCGGGAGGACCGCCGCCGTTGGCAGCAGGCGTTCCTGCGGCGCTGCGAGCCCCCGGTGATCGACCCGGATCTCATCGACACCGCCGACCTGCTGCATCCCAACAGCTCCTCCGACGCCGCCGCGCGGATCTGGTCTTCGCGCAAGCAGGCTCTGGACGAGGATCTGGAGTACCACCGGACCGTCCTACAAGGAGAGTCGAGCAAGAGCTCACGCCTCGATCAGTGGATCCGAGCGTACGTCGGCGTCGATAGCGAGGAATTTTCCGAGCTAGCCGAGGGACTCGAGGGAGCCGGCGACCTCTCCGCCCGCCTCGAACAGCTGACTCTGTCCGCCGATGCCTTCCGGCGCCTGGTGCAGCTGCGGCGGCTGGTAGACGCCGGGGCGGAGCTCAAAGCCGATGAGTGGGATGAGGTCGTCTCGATCTTGCTCCAGGTGAAGAAGCGCCGCGGTTTCTCCCAATGGAGACAGGAGGAGCGGGAGAGCGGGATCGTGCTCGGCCCCGAGCACTTCAGGCTGCCGCGAGCGAGCTTCTGGGAGGTTCCAGCGCCGGGGCCGCGGGAGCTCCCCCCGTTCCGGGCCACCTGGCGCGCCCGGCGCGACTGGCAGGATCGGCTGGAAGCCCGCCTCCAGCAGTGGGAGACGGTGACCGACGCGCTGGCAGCCGCCGTGAGCGCCACCGAAGAGATCACCCTGCCCCCGCTGCGCGACGCCCTGGTCTTGGCCTGCCCGGATGGAGCGCTCTTCGTTTCCCGGAGTGGTCTGGAGGTCGGGACTCTCGACAGAGGGTTGACCCTCGAAACCAAGGGGGCGCTGCTGGCGGATCGCCTGCTCCTCGACTGCCGGGCGGGGGGATGCCAGCAGACGACGCGGGTCGCGCAGGCCATCAGCAGCCTGCAGACCCTGCTGCTCTCGCTACGCAACGGCCGGCTACGCCAGGCTCACGAAGACCTCAGCCTCGAAGCGGAGGGCTTCGATGAGCAGTGGAAATGGATCGGCTCTTACGAAACCTGGCGGGCGGCGACCTTCGTTCACCTCTATCCCGAGAACCTCCTGCTGCCGGAGCTGCGCCGCGAGCAGAGCCCGGCCTTCGAGAAGTTGATCCAAGAGCTACGCCGGAATCGTCGGCTGACGCCGGAGGATGCCCTCGAGGCGGTGATCGAATTCGAAGACTACGTCCACGACATCTCCAACCTCACCCTGGAGACGGCGGTCTCCGCCCGCGTCGGGGATGAGAACCGGGTCTACGTCTTCGCCCGCGGCCCGGCGCCAGCGAATCGCATCTATATGTGCTGGTACGAAGCGGACGATCCGGATTCCAAGCAGAGCTTCTGGTACGAAGTGCCAAACCTCGAGAACGTCATCGATGTCGTTGGGGCCGTGGTGTACGCGCGAACGCCCGAGAAGCGGCATATCTATCTCTTCCTGCGCAAGCGCAGGGTTGAAGAGCAAGAGCTGATCTTCACCACCTTCGATTTGCGAGAAGCCAGTTGGAGTGATGATGCCTGGGTGCTTCATGATTCGTTGGAGTTGCCTGAGGGAGTGGAGGAGATTACGGCAGTGGTGAAGCAGCGAACCGATGAAGGTGAGCCGCCTGAGTTAGCCGTAAGAGTTTCGACTATCGATACTTTTGGTGAAGTCTCATATCCCCGTGGAACCGTTTACCTGCGTCCCTTCGACTCTGCTGGGGGAGGCTGGGCAGATACGACCTGGTCAGCTTGCCTCGTCCATGAGATGGCTTTCGTCGATGAGCTTTTGGCAGTGATGTCCCGCGATGGGGGAGGCTTCCTACTCATCTGGCGCCAGAGGACACATGGCTATTCAAAGGGCAAGGGTATTCATTGCAATCTATTTCGTGAGGACGGGAAGCTTGAGGGAACTCTCCTCTGCAATCTAAAGCCTTTAATTGAAGGTGACTGCGCTCTTGTGGAAGCCGCCCTCTCACCATCGCACGGCCCGGGTGGACTAGATATATTTCACAACATAGTGGCCGAAGGCGGAGGTGAGACCTTCAGGGTCACCACGGTTGACCTTGAAAGCTGGAAGAACGGAGAGGGAGCTCAGGCCGACTTCGAAGGTTGGGCTATGGCGAAATTCGTTGCGGTTCCTTGTTGCCCGGCAGGAAAGAGGTCCTTCGCCTATCAAGCGTCCGCTTGGCCGGGCCTCTCTGATTCAAGAGGTTCGCGAGCGACCCCGGTGATTCATCGCTCGGTGCTCTCAAGCGACTTCGAGCCCGATGGTTCGCTTCCTTTGACGCCTTCCTTGGCTGGAGCGTCTGTTCGTAGAGGTAAGAAAGAGGTGGAGCAGCTAGTTGGTATTCATCACCGAGCTTCCGCCAGGTCCAGGTTTTCGGCGGAGGTCTTTTTCCAAGTCCCGATCTACGTCGCCCTCCAGCTCCACCGCCGTCGGCACTTCCAGGCGGCTTTGGATTGGTACCGCCGCGTCTACGACTTCACGGCGCTGCCCAAGGAAGCGATCGTGTATCCGGGGCTAGAGCACCGCCCTCGAGGAGAAGGCTTCGGAGCTGCGAAGGAGCAGAACGATGATCGAGGGCTCAACTATCAAAAGCGCCAAGAATGGCTGGAAGACCCGCTCAATCCCCACGCCATCGCGGCGTCCCGCTCCTGGGGTTTGACCTACTCCCGGTTCACTCTGCTCTCCATCGTCCGCTGCCTGCTCGATTATGCCGATGCCGAATTCACCCTCGACACCGCCGAGAGTCTCCCCCGGGCTCGAGCTCTCTACCAGGATGCCCTCGAGCTGCTCTCCCGCCCGGAGCTCGATCAGCGGCTGGACGAATGTGCCGAGATTCTGGTGACGATCCGGGAGAAGCTGCGAGAGCACGCCCCGGATCCGCAATATCGAGGAGCCGTGGACGATCTCGTCGCGACGCTGGGTCGAGCGCCGGGGCCCAAGGCCCTTGAGGCGGCGGGGAAGGAGGCGCTCTCGGTCTTCCCGGAGGCTCCCACCCAGGCGACCCGAGAGCTTCTCGTCGATGCCGCCCAGCAGCTCGAGGAGGAGGTCGCCCGGTGGTACCGGGACCTGCCCAAGGATCCCAGGGACATCCTGGGGCTGGGCTCACACCGGAAGGACGAGGCCGCGCTGGGGCTGTTGGCGCAGGAAGCGCTAGCCTTCGGGGTGGAGGAGGTGGGGCTGCAGGCCGAGGCGCGCTTCGAGCATCTCTTGGAGCAGGTGATGCAGGGGAATCCGGAGGTCGACGTTGTGCCCGCCATCGCCATGGCCGACCGCCGGATGGGGGCTTCCGCCCAGCCCCCGGATCTCGTCTTCCCGTTCTGGGTCCCGCCCAACCCCGTGCCCCAGGCCCTGCGCCTTTACGCCCATCTGCAGCTCTTCAAGCTCCGCCACTGCCGCAACATCGCCGGCATGGAGCGTGAAGTGCCCTTCTACGCGGCGCCGACGGATACCGACAGCGGCATGCCGGTGATCGGCGCCGGGGGGCAGCTGGTGCTGTCCGGCACCGCGGCCGCACCGGCCACCCCCTACCGCTACGAGGCCCTCCTCGAGCGGGCTCGGCAGCTCGCCGACCGTGCCGGCCAGATGGAGGCGGCCTTTTTGAGCGCCCTCGAGAAGCGGGACATGGAGAGTCTCCGCCGCCTCGAGGCGCGGCAGGAAGTGCAGCTGTCCAAAGCCAGAGTACGGCTCCAAGACTTGCGCGTGGACGAGGCGAAGGGCGGGGTCGAGCTGGCGGAGTTGCAGCGGGATCGTGCCCAGATGCAGGCGGATCACTATCAGCAGCTCATTACCGCAGGCCGCAGCGGGAATGAAGAGAAGATGCTCAAGTACATGCACGCATCTGTCATCGCGCATTCGATCAATGCTGGCAATCAACTCGCTGCAGCGATAGCACTCGCGATCGTTGCAGGGACGACGAGCTCTCCGGCAGCAGGCCAAGCCGCTGCAGGTTACCTTCAAAG